A window from Mustela erminea isolate mMusErm1 chromosome 17, mMusErm1.Pri, whole genome shotgun sequence encodes these proteins:
- the LOC116575962 gene encoding LOW QUALITY PROTEIN: olfactory receptor 10X1 (The sequence of the model RefSeq protein was modified relative to this genomic sequence to represent the inferred CDS: substituted 1 base at 1 genomic stop codon), translated as MENGVFICSFFXISDTETMKVNQTVVGEFILIGFSVYPHVQMFLFLVFLGLYLLTLTGNLAIMGLTWVDRSLHIPMYLFLGALSFSETCYTLTIIPKMLADLLTGNRGISVTGCGLQMCFFLGLGGTNCIILTLMGYDRFLAICNPLRYPLLMTNVGCGRLVASAWAGGFLISLIETALIFRGSFCSPNLVRHFFCHMRAVVRLSCLDSDLTGSVVTVISVSGLMGTFLLIIITYVFILSTVFRIPSAEGKQKAFSTCASHLTVVLVHFGFAAIVYLKPEASGGDDTLMAVPYTVITPFLSPLIFSLRNKDMKNALRKVLGKRRFLKKQFWINAT; from the coding sequence atGGAGAATGgagtatttatttgttctttcttttagatttcaGACACGGAAACAATGAAGGTCAACCAGACAGTCGTGGGAGAATTCATTCTTATTGGCTTCTCCGTGTACCCACATGTGCAGATGTTCCTCTTCCTGGTCTTTCTTGGCCTCTACCTTCTCACCCTCACAGGTAACCTGGCCATCATGGGTCTCACTTGGGTGGACAGATCTCTCCACATCCCCATGTACCTCTTCCTTGGTGCCCTCTCTTTCTCCGAGACCTGCTACACTCTGACCATCATCCCCAAGATGCTGGCAGATCTGCTGACTGGGAACAGAGGCATCTCCGTCACGGGGTGTGGCTTGCAGATGTGTTTCTTCTTGGGACTTGGTGGCACCAATTGCATCATCCTGACCTTGATGGGATATGATCGCTTTCTGGCCATCTGCAACCCTCTCAGATATCCACTGCTTATGACCAACGTGGGGTGTGGACGACTTGTGGCCTCAGCTTGGGCTGGAGGCTTCCTTATCTCTCTGATAGAGACTGCGCTGATATTCAGGGGCTCCTTCTGCAGCCCCAACCTTGTCAGACATTTCTTCTGCCACATGCGAGCAGTGGTGAGGCTGTCCTGTCTAGACAGCGACCTCACGGGGTCCGTTGTGACAGTGATCTCCGTGTCTGGCCTGATGGGCACGTTCCTGCTCATCATTATCACTTACGTGTTCATTCTTTCCACTGTCTTCAGGATCCCGTCAGCCGAGGGCAAGCAGAAGGCCTTCTCTACCTGTGCCTCGCATCTCACAGTGGTCCTTGTCCACTTTGGGTTTGCAGCCATTGTCTATCTGAAGCCAGAAGCTTCAGGAGGGGACGACACGCTCATGGCCGTCCCTTACACGGTCATTACCCCTTTCCTCAGTCCTCTAATTTTCAGCCTCAGGAATAAGGACATGAAGAATGCCCTAAGAAAGGTGCTTGGAAAGAGGAGATTCTTGAAAAAGCAATTTTGGATTAATGCTACGTGA